A genomic region of Choristoneura fumiferana chromosome 17, NRCan_CFum_1, whole genome shotgun sequence contains the following coding sequences:
- the LOC141437015 gene encoding dynein axonemal intermediate chain 2-like, protein MEYMKRRCDFGRQPMFCELGPEMCDSIMPNPAEYKNYILRNPVHQLTQNTPNFSQHECNTERAEYASSGANHGEGGWPKDVNVADPEATQRYRRKIEKEDNYLHCVFSSAPHMEHYVLQNNAIDIYQTYYAELESMPPLERISMRTINTYRDTAHGRPITSLCWEPDGGRHFAVTYVDIDFNRIPNGPIEAYIWDVENANEPETSLLPPCPLFDLQYNPKDPTIMAGGLLSGQVATWDRRHGREPVLICPPHVAHRDLVRNVLFIASKSGMEFFSGGPDGNCKWWDIRNMSDTIEEMIIDVVKYSFDVPSMAKSNGISIMEYEYTMPTRFMVGTENGKIICGNRKGKTALERIPAVFDPAHLGPVWALERNPYFLKNFVTVGDWRMQIWSEDCRESPVVWAPQQQHKVTCATWSPTRCSVLLTTGWDGVVSVWDLLRRQQVPVLKLHLCDEPLLRIKAQEQGSLVAIGGRNGSIYLTELSPSLTQSDKNDKSLMNVMLEREAKREKILEARLREIRLKMRQAEEGGGSPRHSLGEPDPTIGDRDLVEATAEYYNVVKKELTNMV, encoded by the exons atggaGTATATGAAACGGCGATGCGATTTCGGGCGGCAGCCTATGTTTTGCGAACTCGGTCCCGAAATGTGTGACTCTATTATGCCCAATCCCGCGGAATACAAGAATTATATTCTCCGTAATCCAGTCCACCAGCTCACGCAGAACACACCTAACTTCTCACAACATGAGTGTAATACTGAACg AGCCGAGTATGCATCGTCAGGAGCTAACCACGGCGAAGGCGGCTGGCCAAAAGATGTGAACGTAGCTGACCCCGAAGCCACACAACGATACCGACGCAAAATCGAAAAGGAAGATAATTACCTCCATTGCGTTTTTAGTAGCGCACCT CATATGGAACACTATGTGCTGCAAAACAACGCTATCGACATTTACCAAACGTATTATGCGGAATTGGAATCCATGCCGCCTTTGGAAAGGATCAGCATGCGCACGATTAATACCTACCGCGATACGGCGCACGGCCGCCCCATCACTTCTCTCTGCTGGGAACCGGACGGTGGGCGTCACTTCGCTGTCACTTACGTGGATATTGATTTTAATCGTATTCCTAATGGTCCCATTGAAGCTTATATATGGGATGTGGAAAATGCTAACGAGCCAGAGACATCTTTGCTGCCACCTTGCCCCTTATTCGATTTACAATACAACCCAAAAGATCCTACGATAATGGCTGGTGGCCTTCTTAGTGGCCAAGTGGCGACGTGGGACCGACGGCACGGCCGCGAGCCCGTCCTCATATGCCCGCCACACGTCGCACATCGGGATCTCGTGCGTAATGTACTCTTTATCGCCTCTAAATCGGGAATGGAATTCTTTTCTGGTGGACCTGATGGTAACTGCAAATGGTGGGACATACGTAATATGTCTGATACAATCGAGGAAATGATTATCGATGTCGTCAAATATTCATTCGACGTGCCTAGCATGGCGAAATCAAATGGTATCAGTATAATGGAGTATGAGTACACCATGCCCACGCGCTTCATGGTCGGAACAGAAAATGGAAAGATTATATGTGGTAACCGAAAAGGGAAGACTGCGCTAGAGAGGATACCAGCTGTA TTCGACCCTGCTCACCTTGGTCCAGTGTGGGCATTGGAACGCAATCCTTATTTCCTGAAAAATTTCGTGACTGTTGGAGACTGGAGGATGCAAATTTGGAGTGAGGACTGTCGGGAATCGCCTGTAGTGTGGGCTCCTCAACAACAGCATAAGGTTACGTGTGCGACGTGGAGCCCTACAAG GTGTTCTGTGCTACTGACGACGGGGTGGGACGGTGTGGTATCAGTGTGGGATCTGCTTCGACGGCAGCAGGTGCCAGTGCTGAAGCTGCATTTGTGCGACGAACCTCTGCTACGGATAAAGGCGCAGGAGCAG GGTTCCCTGGTAGCGATCGGCGGTCGCAACGGCAGCATTTACTTAACGGAGCTGTCGCCCTCTTTGACGCAGTCGGATAAAAATGACAAGAGCCTTATGAATGTG ATGTTGGAGCGTGAAGCGAAACGAGAGAAAATACTTGAGGCTCGGCTCCGTGAGATTCGTCTAAAGATGCGGCAAGCGGAGGAAGGCGGAGGGAGTCCTCGACATAGTTTGGGAGAACCAGACCCCACCATAGGTGACCGGGATCTCGTTGAAGCTACTGCGGAGTATTATAATGTCGTCAAGAAAGAACTCACCAATATGGTATAG